TCTTATAATTTCTTTCCTAACTATCCCAATATTTTTAAAAACTTTTGGATTCAATGCTTATGGAATAGTTTGTATTATTCCTCAAATAGCTATTGATGTTAGAAGAATCAGAGATTTTGGAAAAGATTGGAAATGGATCTTTATAAATTTAATACCTATCTTCGGATGGATCTTGTGGTTCATCTGGCTAGGCTTTGGTAAGACCGGTAATGGGAAAAATAAACTTATATAGAAAGTAACTCTTCATTTTTTTCTTTTTTTAAAATCTACAAATCTTATATTGTTTCTTAACTCTATTTGTTTTTCAAGAATTCTAAACACATGCATCTCGCATTCGGTTAATTTAAGAAACTGATCGAGTGTATCTTTATCTTCTTCATCAAAATTCTCGAAAACTTCTGAAATAGCAATACTATTTCTAGAAATAAAATCCTCTGCTACATCTCGTGGATTCTTGCCTGATTCAAAATCCTGAAAAGCTTCATAAGAATTAAGTTCTCTCGTTAACCATTTAAACCATGGTTCATTTTTATTATGTTTTTTATTTATGATTTTCTTCATGAAAAATTTTTTACTAGTTTAATCATTATTAGTAATTCATTCTTTGACAGCTGTACAATTACTTATTTCTAAAAAATTTAATTAAAGATTAACCTTATCTATTTTTTACAAAATAACTAGCATAATTTCCCATAAAGCTTCTTAAAGAATAAGTATTTATTACTCATTGTTTTGTTTATGAGATAGCTAGAATTTATTTTTAGTAAAGTACATTGTCAATTCCATTTTACGACTTTCCTTCATCTCCAATTTTAATAATTGGTGCTCTTGGCATTGCAATAGCGATAGCAGTTTTTTTTGTCTCTTACCAAAAATATTTCAATTCTCCTCTAAACAAAGAGCTTGCAGAAAAGAAAAAAGCCTTAATTAAGGAACAAAAAGAATTAAATGAAAGATTAGAAAAAATAGAGCAAGATTTAAAAAATTTATAAAAAATTACTATTAATAGAGATGAGATAAAGATCTCGAATTCAAGACCTTAATTTTTTAAACAGGAATTTTGGTCTATAAGGAGTTATGGATAAAGATCATCTTATTGAGTTAATTTCTAATAGTCTTCTTTACGAGAGTAAAAATTCTGACTCTACTAAGAATCTTAGCGACTTCAGAAATTACTTAGAAAGATTAAATCTAGATCAATTGAGAACTATGTCTAAAGAATTTATTCTTTAGTATGATTTTTAAAATTTTTTATTGTTTACTAAATAATCAATACTTTTTAAAAATTGTTAATATCAAAAAAATAAGAGAAATATGCTTAAAGTAAATAGAAGTGATTTTTTAATAAAGCCATTTCTAAAAAGAAATAATATTAGAGCTTCTTATCAAATTATTTCTACCATTATCCCAATAATTTCTATTTGGTTAATCATCTACAACATAATAAATCAACCTTTTTCATTATTTTTAAAAGGATTTCTATTGATACCTTTTATAGTTCTTCTAACACTATTGTCTTCTAGAACATTTTCATTAATGCATGATTGCGGTCATAATTCTCTTTTTACAAAACGAAAATTAAACCGCATCTATGGATTTTTACTTGGCTTGGTTAATGGTATTCCCCAGAAGTCATGGTCAATTGATCATGCATTTCATCATAGAAATAATGGAAATTGGGAAATTTACAAAGGGCCGATAGATGTTTTAAGTCTTGAAGATTTTGAATCCCTTACAAAAAGAGAGCAAATATTTTACAAAGTAAGTCGAAACTGGATGATGCTTTTCCCTGGCGGTTTTTTTTACTTAGTTTTAAAACCTAGATTAGGTCTTGTTATTATTATTTTTAATTTAAGTAAAGATATTTTGGAAGAGACTTTTATCAAAATAAAAAACAGAGAAATTTCTCAACTTCTAGCTATTAATTCAAAAGTCAAACCACCTTTTTCCGATTATGGAGATAATTTTAGTGAACTATGTGAATTAATAATCAATAACATAGTAGTAATAATAGGGTGGATTTTTATGTGTAAATGGTTTGGGGTAGTTTTTTTCTTATCTTTTTATTCCATTGTATTAACCTTATCAGCAGCAATTTTAATATGTGTTTTTTTCGTACAACATAACTACGAAAATGCATATGCTAAAAATACAAAAAATTGGGATCTTATTGATGGAGCTATTTTAGGTAGTAGCAATTTAGATATCCCTAATTGGCTAAATTGGTTTTTAGCAGACATATCATTCCACAGCATTCATCATCTCTCTGAGAGAATACCAAATTACAACTTAAGAGCTTGTCATAAAGCAAACATTCATTTACTCCAACAATCAAAGTTCTTAAAATTAAGCGATTTTTCAAACTGCTTCAAATATATTATTTGGGATAATAAAAATGAAAAATTAATTCCTATAAGTTAATATCTAATTCAATTTTCTTCTCAATTTTCTTTTTATAGGAATACTACTATAGGCATGAGTACCAATAGATGGAGGCAAGTCATTCTTTAAAGGATGCATAAAAGCATTTGCCATACTCTCTAACATTTTCGAAAGCCAATTAATTAATGATTTCATTTGAAAATCTAAAAGTGTACTTTTTTATCTTCTAACTAAATTACTGAAAAGTAAATCAGTCTTTATGCTGATTTTTTTGAAAGATTAACTTATAAAATTAATATTAAATAATCAAAATTATTGTTTCCCTTTATGTATAAAATAAGTATATAACTATCTTTTTAGAGATAAACCAGTTGCAAAATAAAATTTAGTAAATAATACTTATTTTTTCTAATTAACTTAATAAATTAAATTATTTAACATAATTTCGTGCTATATCTCTATTCCAAATAAATCCAATAATATTATGAATGATTCATTTGTTTCTACAAACCAGAATACAGAAATAGATTCTATTAATTCATATTTCGAGTGTATTACTGAATGCAGTATTGTGGATGGTCATCAAGAATGTATTACTCGTTGTTTAGAAATACATTTAAAGGGAGGTGATCAAAATGAATAAAAAAACTTCACCTCAAAGGAAAACAACTTTAAAATGGAACTCGAATGGAGAGCTTTCCGAAATTGATATGTTAAGAATTTTAGACAAGATATCATCACATAATCTTAATCAATGTGAATTAACATGCGATTCTGATACAAATTA
Above is a window of Prochlorococcus marinus XMU1406 DNA encoding:
- a CDS encoding DUF805 domain-containing protein translates to MLNEFLNAYKEFWIKATNFKGFTSRSDWWLVQLANLIISFLTIPIFLKTFGFNAYGIVCIIPQIAIDVRRIRDFGKDWKWIFINLIPIFGWILWFIWLGFGKTGNGKNKLI
- a CDS encoding restriction endonuclease subunit S, which translates into the protein MKKIINKKHNKNEPWFKWLTRELNSYEAFQDFESGKNPRDVAEDFISRNSIAISEVFENFDEEDKDTLDQFLKLTECEMHVFRILEKQIELRNNIRFVDFKKRKK
- a CDS encoding M protein; protein product: MSIPFYDFPSSPILIIGALGIAIAIAVFFVSYQKYFNSPLNKELAEKKKALIKEQKELNERLEKIEQDLKNL
- a CDS encoding fatty acid desaturase encodes the protein MLKVNRSDFLIKPFLKRNNIRASYQIISTIIPIISIWLIIYNIINQPFSLFLKGFLLIPFIVLLTLLSSRTFSLMHDCGHNSLFTKRKLNRIYGFLLGLVNGIPQKSWSIDHAFHHRNNGNWEIYKGPIDVLSLEDFESLTKREQIFYKVSRNWMMLFPGGFFYLVLKPRLGLVIIIFNLSKDILEETFIKIKNREISQLLAINSKVKPPFSDYGDNFSELCELIINNIVVIIGWIFMCKWFGVVFFLSFYSIVLTLSAAILICVFFVQHNYENAYAKNTKNWDLIDGAILGSSNLDIPNWLNWFLADISFHSIHHLSERIPNYNLRACHKANIHLLQQSKFLKLSDFSNCFKYIIWDNKNEKLIPIS